In Geopsychrobacter electrodiphilus DSM 16401, a single window of DNA contains:
- the umuC gene encoding translesion error-prone DNA polymerase V subunit UmuC, which produces MNRTFAIVDCNNFYASCERLFRPDLKNVPIVVLSNNDGCIVARSQEAKDLGIKMGVPLFKVIDQIKRHGIQVFSSNYTLYGDVSARVMRTLEQFSPHVEVYSIDEAFLDLSGMSALSEYGQKIRSTVVQHVGVPVCVGIAPTKTLAKLANYGAKKFKATQGVVDLRETQRQKKLLGITHVSEVWGVGRKHTLSLQQQGITTALQLAQMDTRRVRQRYSVVLERTVCELNGKSCIDLEETSAAKQQIMCSRSFGEKLTSYADLRECICEFAARATEKLRNEGQLALMVHVFIRTSAFDKSGPSYDNAATGKLTCPSSDTRNILGLVTRLFDMIWKDGYRYAKGGVMLGDFCSPVHVQLNLFDSQATRQQNDTLMQAVDAINHSGKGKVWFGGQRPTKDWFMKQANISPAYTTRWDNIPAVK; this is translated from the coding sequence GTGAGCGTCTATTTCGGCCCGATTTGAAAAACGTCCCGATTGTTGTCCTCTCTAACAATGATGGTTGCATTGTCGCCCGCAGCCAAGAGGCTAAGGACCTGGGGATCAAGATGGGCGTGCCCCTGTTCAAAGTGATCGACCAGATCAAGCGACATGGTATTCAGGTCTTTTCATCTAACTACACTCTCTATGGTGATGTCTCCGCCCGGGTGATGCGGACGCTGGAGCAGTTCAGTCCACACGTCGAAGTTTACTCCATCGATGAAGCCTTTCTTGATCTCTCGGGAATGTCAGCACTCAGCGAGTACGGGCAGAAGATCCGCTCAACGGTGGTCCAACACGTTGGCGTTCCGGTCTGTGTTGGTATTGCACCCACCAAGACCTTGGCTAAACTTGCCAATTATGGCGCCAAGAAATTCAAGGCGACTCAGGGAGTGGTAGACCTCAGAGAGACCCAACGGCAAAAAAAGCTGCTCGGGATCACCCACGTTTCAGAGGTGTGGGGTGTCGGACGCAAGCATACCCTCAGCCTGCAGCAGCAAGGCATCACCACAGCCCTGCAGTTGGCTCAGATGGACACGCGGCGCGTTCGGCAACGCTATTCCGTGGTTCTTGAGCGCACGGTCTGTGAACTGAACGGGAAAAGTTGTATTGACCTGGAGGAGACTTCGGCAGCCAAGCAGCAGATCATGTGCTCGCGGTCGTTCGGGGAGAAGCTGACGAGCTACGCTGACTTGAGGGAGTGTATCTGTGAGTTCGCGGCCAGGGCCACGGAGAAGCTCCGCAACGAGGGCCAACTTGCGCTCATGGTTCATGTGTTTATCCGCACCAGCGCCTTTGACAAATCAGGTCCCAGCTACGACAACGCAGCAACCGGCAAGTTAACCTGTCCAAGCTCTGACACCCGCAACATTCTAGGATTGGTAACGCGTCTATTCGATATGATCTGGAAGGATGGCTACCGCTACGCCAAGGGCGGTGTCATGCTCGGAGACTTCTGCTCACCGGTTCATGTGCAGCTCAACCTGTTTGACAGCCAAGCCACTCGGCAACAGAATGACACATTGATGCAAGCCGTAGATGCCATCAACCACAGTGGTAAGGGGAAGGTCTGGTTCGGCGGTCAACGTCCAACAAAAGATTGGTTTATGAAGCAGGCTAATATCTCGCCTGCTTATACTACTCGCTGGGATAATATTCCGGCAGTAAAATAA